DNA sequence from the Thermodesulfovibrionales bacterium genome:
TCCGGGAAGATCGGCGCCGACATGGTCGAGCTCCATACCGGGTACTACGCCAATGCGAAGGGAGAAAAGCAGAGGGAAGAGTTCCTTCGGGTGAAGGATGCCGCGAAGATCGCGGAACAAAGCGGTTTGAAAGTCAACGCAGGACACGGTCTCAATTATTCCAATGTTACGGCAATAGCCGGAATCAACGGGATCAGAGGGCTCTATATCGGACACAGCATCGTATCCCGTGCGGTGCTTGTCGGAATGGAACGGGCCGTGAGAGAGATGAAGGGGCTCATGAAAGGTTAAGGTTACTGCCGTAGCCCTGACCTTTTTCTTATGATTCATGGTGTCGGTATAGACATTGTTGAGATAGAGCGGATCCGGAAGGCCGTGGACAGGTGGGGAGAAAAGTTCCTCAGACGTATCTTCACCGACCGGGAGATAGCGTACTGTTATGAGAGGAAGAACCCCTTTCCCTCATTGGCGGTGAGGTTTGCGGCAAAGGAGGCATTCATAAAGGCCTCCGGATCAGAGACCGTTCTCCCCTTGACAGACATTGAAGTCTTCAATAGCGTCAACGGCAGACCCTCCATAAGAGCAAGGGGCAGACTTGAAGGCTTTTTGACGGAACATTCCTTGCGTGAGGTCCATGTGAGTCTCAGTCACGAACGGGAATACGGCATCGCCTTCGTTCTCCTTGAGAAAAGGGACAAGCTCTCAACCGACGAAGGTCCCTGAGCAGAAGCTGT
Encoded proteins:
- the acpS gene encoding holo-ACP synthase, with the translated sequence MIHGVGIDIVEIERIRKAVDRWGEKFLRRIFTDREIAYCYERKNPFPSLAVRFAAKEAFIKASGSETVLPLTDIEVFNSVNGRPSIRARGRLEGFLTEHSLREVHVSLSHEREYGIAFVLLEKRDKLSTDEGP